One window from the genome of Streptococcus salivarius encodes:
- a CDS encoding FAD:protein FMN transferase — protein sequence MQLTNRRVRLMGTVIDVSIYHEHPEPLLDQVETLLNLYNKRFSANDDSSELMQINKAAGIHPVKVHPELFELISLGKWHSCQPGSHLNIAIGPLIQTWRIGFSDAKLPLPEEIAPLLDIINPNAIVLSEENQSVFLQEKGMKIDLGALAKGYIADRIADYLKAENVTSALINLGGNVLTFGPALHNPDQKWRIGIQDPKETRNTNLLVLAIRDQSVVTSGIYERTFEIDGKTYHHIFDSQTGYPVSSDLASLTIISSLSVDGEIWTTRLFGSSLERIFQEVSSQPNLEAIIVDKDNHCFQTAGIYKIRLS from the coding sequence ATGCAACTCACTAATCGTCGTGTACGTCTCATGGGGACTGTGATTGACGTCTCCATTTATCATGAACATCCAGAGCCTCTACTTGATCAAGTTGAAACGCTGCTTAATCTTTATAATAAGCGTTTTTCTGCCAATGATGACAGTTCCGAACTTATGCAGATTAATAAGGCTGCCGGTATACACCCTGTAAAGGTTCACCCAGAACTTTTTGAACTGATTTCTCTTGGAAAATGGCATAGTTGCCAGCCGGGCAGTCACCTTAATATTGCTATTGGACCTCTCATTCAGACTTGGCGAATCGGCTTTTCTGATGCCAAGCTCCCCCTTCCTGAAGAAATCGCCCCACTCCTAGATATTATTAATCCCAATGCTATTGTTCTATCCGAGGAAAATCAAAGTGTCTTTCTCCAAGAAAAAGGTATGAAAATTGACCTTGGTGCTCTGGCAAAAGGTTATATCGCAGATCGTATAGCAGATTATCTTAAAGCTGAAAATGTAACTAGCGCTCTGATTAATCTTGGTGGCAATGTCCTCACATTTGGACCAGCATTACACAATCCTGATCAAAAATGGAGAATTGGTATTCAAGATCCCAAGGAGACTAGAAATACAAACCTTCTGGTACTTGCTATAAGAGATCAATCTGTAGTTACTTCAGGAATATATGAACGCACTTTTGAGATAGATGGCAAAACCTATCATCATATTTTTGATAGTCAAACTGGCTACCCAGTCTCTAGTGACCTAGCTAGCCTCACCATTATTTCATCTCTCTCAGTTGATGGCGAAATTTGGACGACCCGTTTATTTGGGTCAAGTCTCGAACGCATTTTCCAGGAAGTTAGTTCACAACCTAATCTTGAAGCAATCATCGTTGATAAAGATAATCACTGCTTCCAGACAGCTGGCATATACAAGATCCGACTTTCCTAA
- a CDS encoding thymidine kinase: MAQLYFRYGTMNSGKSIEILKVAYNYEEQGKPVVLLTSRLDNRDGVGYISSRIGMKRKAYPIGDDTDIFGYIANMDPRPYCVLVDEAQFLTRANVYDLARIVDELDIPVMAFGLKNDFQNNLFEGSKYLLLLSDKIDEIKTICHYCSRKATMVLRMEDGKPVYEGAQVQIGGHESYISVCRKHWFNPPHENIIPLNKA; encoded by the coding sequence TTGGCACAACTTTATTTTCGCTATGGCACTATGAATTCTGGGAAATCCATTGAAATTCTTAAGGTTGCCTATAATTACGAAGAACAAGGAAAACCAGTAGTATTGTTGACCAGTCGTTTGGATAATCGAGATGGGGTCGGCTATATCTCTAGTCGTATTGGCATGAAACGGAAGGCATATCCTATTGGTGATGATACGGATATTTTTGGTTACATTGCTAATATGGATCCACGACCTTACTGTGTTTTAGTTGATGAGGCTCAGTTTTTGACCCGTGCGAATGTCTATGATTTGGCACGAATTGTTGATGAGTTAGATATCCCAGTGATGGCTTTTGGTCTCAAAAATGATTTTCAGAACAATCTCTTTGAAGGTTCTAAATACCTTTTGCTTTTGTCTGATAAGATTGATGAGATTAAGACCATTTGTCATTATTGCTCGAGAAAGGCAACCATGGTTCTTCGTATGGAAGATGGTAAGCCAGTTTATGAGGGAGCACAAGTTCAAATTGGAGGACACGAGAGTTATATCTCTGTTTGCCGAAAGCACTGGTTTAATCCACCTCACGAAAACATAATCCCTTTGAATAAGGCCTAA
- the yghU gene encoding glutathione-dependent disulfide-bond oxidoreductase — MSDYILPEVWQNPTSMGGAWGGLNQPTAGARFEQTLPKGDQPFQLYTLPTPNGIKATIMLEELKELGVTQAGYDAYRIKIGDGDQFGSDFVSINPNSKIPAMMDYSEDQPVRVFESANILLYLAEKFGKLIPTDHAKRTEVLNWLFWQTGAAPFLGGGFGHFFHYAPEKIEYAINRFAMEAKRQLDLLDKELATKPYIAGDEYTIADIAIWSWYGRLAQDKIWDKAGIFLDVKEYKHLQAWTEKIANRPAVKRGLEVNYKDI, encoded by the coding sequence ATGTCTGACTATATTTTACCAGAAGTTTGGCAAAATCCAACCTCTATGGGAGGTGCCTGGGGCGGCCTCAATCAACCTACAGCTGGTGCACGTTTTGAACAAACTTTACCTAAAGGTGACCAACCTTTCCAACTCTATACTCTTCCGACACCTAATGGTATCAAGGCAACTATCATGCTTGAAGAACTGAAAGAACTCGGTGTGACTCAAGCGGGCTATGACGCTTATCGTATTAAGATTGGTGACGGTGACCAATTCGGATCCGACTTTGTTTCGATCAATCCAAACTCAAAGATTCCAGCCATGATGGATTACTCTGAAGACCAACCGGTTCGTGTCTTTGAATCAGCTAACATCCTGCTTTACTTGGCTGAAAAATTCGGAAAACTCATTCCAACTGATCACGCAAAACGTACGGAAGTTCTCAACTGGCTCTTTTGGCAAACAGGTGCTGCTCCCTTCTTAGGTGGTGGCTTTGGGCACTTCTTCCACTATGCACCTGAAAAAATCGAATATGCCATCAACCGTTTTGCCATGGAAGCCAAACGCCAACTTGACTTGCTAGATAAAGAATTAGCAACCAAGCCTTATATTGCCGGTGATGAATACACTATCGCTGATATCGCAATTTGGTCTTGGTATGGCCGTCTTGCTCAAGATAAAATTTGGGACAAGGCAGGTATTTTCCTTGATGTTAAAGAATACAAGCACCTTCAAGCATGGACTGAAAAAATTGCCAACCGTCCAGCGGTTAAACGTGGACTTGAAGTCAACTATAAAGATATCTAA
- the add gene encoding adenosine deaminase — protein MTAIDFHKLAKTELHCHLDGSLSLETIRHLADLAKIELPKDDAELRHHVTAPATCESLLDYLEAFDYIRPLLQTKEALTIAAYDVAKQAALENVIYIEVRFAPELSMDKGLTVAETIDAVCQGLRQAQEEFGIVAKALVCGMRQSNQDLTAHILNEANKVEDSDFVGFDFAGDEHHYGPKAIKPLIEQVQSYNRPMTFHAGECGCPAFLAESIAMGIKRNGHATILAQEPELLEEFVKNGVTGELCLTSNLQTKAAVTVADFPYLKMKAAGANITINTDNRTVSDTNLTKEYELYHKHFDSSVQDFYAHNKTAIEASFASDEEKEELLEKLAKAYS, from the coding sequence ATGACTGCTATTGATTTTCATAAGTTGGCAAAAACAGAACTGCACTGCCATTTGGATGGTTCTCTATCATTGGAAACTATTCGTCACCTAGCTGACTTAGCAAAGATTGAGTTACCTAAGGACGATGCGGAGCTCAGACACCATGTGACAGCCCCGGCTACCTGTGAGAGTCTCCTAGATTATCTAGAGGCTTTTGATTACATTCGTCCTTTGCTTCAAACAAAGGAAGCTTTGACCATTGCGGCTTATGATGTCGCTAAACAGGCTGCTCTTGAAAATGTTATCTATATTGAAGTGCGTTTTGCTCCCGAATTGTCAATGGATAAGGGGTTGACTGTCGCTGAAACCATTGATGCCGTTTGTCAAGGCTTACGTCAAGCTCAAGAAGAATTTGGAATTGTAGCTAAGGCCCTAGTTTGTGGCATGCGTCAATCAAATCAAGATTTAACGGCTCATATTCTTAATGAAGCAAATAAGGTTGAAGATAGTGACTTTGTTGGTTTTGATTTTGCTGGAGATGAGCATCATTATGGACCTAAAGCGATTAAACCTCTAATTGAACAAGTCCAAAGTTACAACCGTCCCATGACTTTTCATGCTGGTGAGTGTGGTTGCCCAGCCTTTTTGGCTGAGTCGATTGCCATGGGAATTAAGCGTAATGGCCATGCAACGATCTTGGCTCAAGAGCCTGAGCTTTTGGAAGAGTTTGTCAAAAATGGTGTCACAGGAGAGTTATGTTTAACAAGTAATCTGCAGACTAAAGCAGCCGTTACAGTTGCTGATTTTCCTTATCTAAAAATGAAAGCAGCAGGTGCGAATATTACCATTAATACGGACAATCGTACCGTTTCTGATACAAACTTAACCAAGGAATACGAACTCTATCACAAGCATTTTGATAGCTCAGTGCAAGACTTTTATGCTCATAATAAGACGGCAATCGAAGCTTCATTTGCTAGTGACGAGGAGAAAGAAGAACTTCTTGAAAAATTGGCTAAAGCCTATTCATAA
- a CDS encoding DUF2971 domain-containing protein, with protein sequence MDEQNYNLEQSIAELDKLSDLSTKETDKTACEALAEKARIIYEQHPESEDIALRYVKTLSNSADKQTDIEKANRTVEKVKIIYEKFHNSERIASWYAWFLKNLVAKQTDIEKANRTVEKVKIIYEKFHNSEEIASWYAGALSKLTDKQTEIEDVNRTVEKVKIIYEKFHNSEEIASWYAGALSNSADKQTEIGEVNRTVEKVKIIYEKFHNSEEIASWYAWFLKNLVAKQTEIEKANRTVEKVKIIYEKFHNSEEIASWYAEALFKLTDKQTEIEKANRTVEKVKIIYEKFHNSERIASWYAGALSKLTDKQTEIEKANRTVEKVKIMYEKFHNSERIASWYAGALSKLTDKQTEIEDVNRTVEKVKIIYEKFHNSEKIASWYAWLLQNLVAEQTEIGEVNRTVEKVKIVYEKFHNSEEIASWYAGALSNSADKQTEIEELRHTVKQICDILKLIPDVKLFATLVKILENNPDTPLYKNDTPATSLTKILDRLCFYSNDGFDRKLLIRALNLDLVKNTKYDILKDWIKYYKDDENKLNQLIDIYRIVQEIKYQLGLKVKDKNSNLKFGHYTKGKTLQNLLDQDTENTDDTKFSVSGKTRLYNANYMNDPEEGLVIEEILKPSKDKEITSYFKKQNILDPSPWFLMSFTSKTDDLTMWSQYGDDAQGVCLVLKEDDFSRFTSFNDVSWRKEAIPLETMKQMDSTISYLGSDLKTSVDESKKKESTFSANVEEAQPQPEKKDKVAKVNSDYLYRIAYVKNTGKNIELEETELFDDNEITKLKESVNNLKQKLYERVNDNDDFYKEAISNCIEEIRYLFKSVDYKYENELRILRYANLDPSNDKIKIDKTSGIGKLYVERENPIQIEKVVFGPKFPNPEYVTPLLKLLDNDINYKKSTIKFR encoded by the coding sequence ATGGATGAACAGAATTACAATTTGGAACAAAGTATAGCAGAGTTAGATAAGCTCTCTGACTTATCAACCAAGGAAACAGATAAGACCGCCTGTGAAGCTCTAGCAGAAAAAGCAAGAATAATTTATGAGCAACACCCTGAATCAGAAGACATTGCTTTGCGGTATGTCAAGACTTTGTCGAATTCAGCAGACAAACAAACAGATATTGAGAAGGCTAATCGTACAGTTGAGAAAGTCAAAATAATTTACGAAAAATTCCATAATTCTGAGAGGATTGCTTCGTGGTATGCATGGTTCCTAAAGAATTTAGTAGCTAAACAAACAGATATTGAGAAGGCTAATCGTACAGTTGAGAAAGTCAAAATAATATACGAAAAATTCCATAATTCTGAAGAAATTGCTTCGTGGTATGCTGGAGCCTTGTCTAAGTTAACAGACAAACAAACAGAGATTGAGGATGTTAATCGTACAGTTGAAAAAGTCAAAATAATATACGAAAAATTCCATAATTCTGAAGAAATTGCTTCGTGGTATGCTGGAGCCTTGTCGAATTCAGCAGACAAACAAACAGAGATTGGGGAGGTTAATCGTACAGTTGAGAAAGTCAAAATAATATACGAAAAATTCCATAATTCTGAAGAAATTGCTTCGTGGTATGCATGGTTCCTAAAGAATTTAGTAGCTAAACAAACAGAGATTGAGAAGGCTAATCGTACAGTTGAGAAAGTCAAAATAATATACGAAAAATTCCATAATTCTGAAGAAATTGCTTCGTGGTATGCTGAAGCCTTGTTTAAGTTAACAGACAAACAAACAGAGATTGAGAAGGCTAATCGTACAGTTGAGAAAGTCAAAATAATATACGAAAAATTCCATAATTCTGAAAGGATTGCTTCGTGGTATGCTGGAGCCTTGTCTAAGTTAACAGACAAACAAACAGAGATTGAGAAGGCTAATCGTACAGTTGAGAAAGTCAAAATAATGTACGAAAAATTCCATAATTCTGAAAGGATTGCTTCGTGGTATGCTGGAGCCTTGTCTAAGTTAACAGACAAACAAACAGAGATTGAGGATGTTAATCGTACAGTTGAAAAAGTCAAAATAATTTACGAAAAATTCCATAATTCTGAAAAGATTGCTTCGTGGTATGCATGGTTGCTACAGAATTTAGTAGCTGAACAAACAGAGATTGGGGAGGTTAATCGTACAGTTGAGAAAGTCAAAATAGTTTACGAAAAATTCCATAATTCTGAAGAGATTGCTTCGTGGTATGCTGGAGCCTTGTCGAATTCAGCAGACAAGCAAACAGAGATTGAGGAACTGAGACACACAGTTAAACAAATATGTGACATTTTAAAATTAATCCCCGATGTTAAATTATTTGCCACATTAGTAAAAATATTAGAAAACAATCCTGATACTCCATTATATAAAAATGATACTCCAGCCACTAGCCTCACAAAAATTTTAGATAGACTATGTTTTTATTCCAATGATGGTTTTGACAGAAAACTACTAATTCGAGCTTTAAATCTTGATCTCGTTAAAAATACAAAATACGATATTTTAAAGGATTGGATAAAATACTATAAAGATGATGAAAATAAGCTCAATCAGTTAATAGATATCTATAGAATTGTTCAAGAAATCAAATATCAACTTGGCTTGAAAGTAAAAGATAAAAATTCGAATCTTAAATTTGGTCATTATACCAAAGGAAAAACTCTCCAAAATTTATTAGATCAAGATACAGAAAATACAGATGATACAAAATTTTCCGTATCTGGAAAAACTCGTTTGTATAATGCCAATTATATGAACGACCCCGAGGAAGGGTTAGTTATCGAAGAAATATTGAAACCTAGTAAAGATAAGGAAATAACATCCTACTTCAAGAAGCAAAATATTTTAGATCCTAGTCCATGGTTTTTAATGAGCTTCACCAGTAAAACAGATGACTTGACTATGTGGTCCCAATACGGCGATGATGCACAGGGTGTTTGTCTGGTACTTAAGGAAGATGATTTCTCAAGATTCACTTCTTTCAATGATGTTTCATGGCGTAAAGAAGCTATTCCCTTAGAGACTATGAAGCAAATGGATTCCACCATATCATACCTAGGTAGTGATTTAAAAACCTCAGTAGACGAATCGAAGAAAAAGGAGTCAACTTTTTCTGCCAATGTTGAAGAGGCACAGCCCCAACCTGAAAAAAAAGATAAGGTAGCTAAAGTGAATAGTGATTATCTCTATAGAATAGCCTATGTTAAAAATACAGGTAAAAACATTGAACTAGAAGAAACAGAACTCTTTGATGACAATGAAATTACAAAATTAAAAGAATCTGTGAATAATTTAAAGCAAAAATTGTATGAGAGAGTGAATGATAATGATGACTTTTATAAAGAAGCTATCTCCAACTGTATCGAAGAAATTCGCTACTTATTTAAATCTGTCGATTACAAATATGAAAACGAACTTCGTATCTTACGCTATGCTAATCTAGACCCAAGTAATGATAAAATCAAAATTGATAAAACCTCTGGAATTGGTAAACTTTATGTAGAACGGGAAAACCCAATTCAAATTGAGAAGGTCGTTTTTGGTCCTAAGTTTCCAAACCCTGAATATGTAACGCCTTTACTGAAACTATTGGATAATGATATCAACTATAAAAAATCTACGATAAAATTTAGATAG
- a CDS encoding NRAMP family divalent metal transporter, with product MSQTSVTSQSTWRSKIKAMGPGILMASAAVGGSHIVSSTQAGGSYGWALLGLVILANLFKYPFFRFGAEYTADTGKTLVEGYAEKGKFYLWVFFILNVFSALVNTAGVSILCSAIIASAFPMLGLSITTWSIILVAIIWGMLLFGGYKLLDGMAKWIMSALTIATVGAVIIAAIKHPEYSVDFVEKSPWQLAALPFIVSLLGWMPAPIEISAINSLWSAEKKKTVDFNSEDALFDFNVGFIGTAILAVFFVALGALIQYPTGKPVEAASAKYIAQFVGMYASVLGDWSRYLITFIAFLCIFGTVITVIDGYSRVNETSLRLLFNKKESSATPLKVWMTLTAILGLIIIFFFQGQVGTMLRFAMIGSFLTTPFFALLNYVLVTTEKKNLPTWLKGLAIAGLIFLFGFAIFFIWALAIGKAG from the coding sequence ATGTCACAAACAAGTGTAACTAGTCAGTCTACCTGGCGTAGTAAAATAAAAGCAATGGGACCCGGTATCCTAATGGCTTCGGCGGCCGTAGGTGGTTCCCACATCGTTTCATCTACCCAAGCGGGTGGTTCTTATGGATGGGCCTTGTTAGGCTTGGTTATTCTGGCTAACCTCTTCAAATACCCATTCTTCCGTTTTGGTGCTGAGTATACCGCAGATACAGGTAAAACCCTTGTTGAAGGTTATGCTGAGAAAGGTAAGTTCTATCTTTGGGTATTCTTTATTTTGAATGTCTTTTCAGCCTTGGTTAATACTGCAGGTGTTTCTATTCTTTGTTCAGCCATCATTGCTAGTGCCTTTCCAATGCTTGGTTTGAGTATTACCACCTGGTCAATTATTTTGGTTGCAATTATCTGGGGTATGTTACTCTTCGGTGGCTACAAACTTCTTGACGGTATGGCCAAATGGATTATGTCTGCCTTGACCATTGCAACCGTAGGAGCGGTTATTATTGCTGCTATCAAACACCCAGAGTATAGCGTGGATTTCGTAGAGAAAAGTCCATGGCAACTAGCGGCTCTTCCATTTATCGTATCGCTTCTTGGTTGGATGCCAGCTCCGATTGAGATTTCTGCTATCAACTCACTGTGGTCAGCTGAGAAAAAGAAAACAGTTGATTTTAATAGCGAAGACGCACTCTTTGACTTTAACGTCGGTTTTATCGGAACAGCTATTCTTGCAGTATTCTTTGTAGCACTTGGTGCCCTTATCCAATATCCAACTGGTAAACCTGTAGAGGCTGCTTCAGCTAAGTACATTGCTCAGTTTGTTGGTATGTACGCATCAGTACTTGGTGATTGGTCACGTTATTTGATTACCTTCATCGCTTTCTTGTGTATCTTCGGTACTGTCATCACAGTTATTGATGGTTATTCACGTGTAAATGAAACATCTCTTCGTCTTTTGTTTAACAAGAAAGAGTCCAGTGCAACACCTTTGAAAGTTTGGATGACCTTGACAGCTATTCTTGGTCTTATCATTATTTTCTTCTTTCAAGGTCAAGTTGGTACCATGCTTCGTTTCGCCATGATTGGTTCTTTCCTTACAACACCATTCTTTGCGCTTTTGAACTATGTACTTGTTACAACAGAGAAGAAAAACCTTCCAACATGGTTGAAAGGACTTGCCATTGCAGGTTTGATTTTCTTATTTGGATTTGCTATTTTCTTTATCTGGGCTTTGGCTATTGGTAAAGCAGGATAA
- a CDS encoding type B 50S ribosomal protein L31, translating into MKKDIHPDYRPVVFMDTTTGYQFLSGSTKHSNETVEFEGETYPLIRVEISSDSHPFYTGRQKFTQADGRVDRFNKKYGLK; encoded by the coding sequence ATGAAAAAAGATATCCATCCAGATTACCGTCCAGTAGTATTCATGGACACAACTACTGGTTACCAATTCCTTAGCGGTTCAACTAAACACTCAAACGAAACAGTTGAATTCGAAGGTGAAACTTACCCACTTATCCGTGTAGAAATCTCATCAGATTCTCACCCATTCTACACTGGCCGTCAAAAATTCACACAAGCAGACGGACGCGTGGATCGTTTCAACAAAAAATACGGTCTCAAATAA
- a CDS encoding DUF1002 domain-containing protein, giving the protein MKMKKLLVAGMVFLASVTTFASATQAATSSQVQKVIDESYVQPDYVMGYSLSEEQRNETLNLLGYDSSKDTNVKTLTTSAYANIMNVADDSSLQLYSSVKIAKLGAKETLSVEIVTPQNITKITPDMYRNAATTLGIEHAKITVAAPIAVTGESALAGIYYSLEQNGAKVSDESKELAQEELKTLSQINEENSGKTDYDADKLNVAMTDIKSAVADKGDKLTEDQAKTIVQQTVNNYNLDLSDTQINLLVNFALNLSKSSIIDSASFKSSLSSLKDSIVSKAGNTFSGINLNFNANKTLENSKNIFAQIWQAIVDFFTGFSK; this is encoded by the coding sequence ATGAAAATGAAAAAACTTCTTGTTGCTGGGATGGTTTTCCTAGCTTCGGTGACAACCTTTGCTTCAGCTACTCAAGCAGCAACATCATCACAAGTCCAAAAGGTTATTGATGAATCTTATGTTCAACCAGACTATGTGATGGGGTACTCATTGTCGGAAGAGCAACGAAATGAAACCTTGAATTTATTAGGGTATGATAGTAGTAAGGATACTAATGTCAAGACCTTGACGACTTCTGCTTACGCCAATATCATGAATGTGGCTGACGATTCTAGTCTTCAGCTATATTCTTCGGTTAAGATTGCTAAGCTGGGTGCTAAGGAAACCTTGAGTGTAGAGATTGTGACACCGCAAAATATCACGAAAATCACTCCAGATATGTACCGTAATGCTGCCACGACACTTGGTATTGAACATGCTAAGATTACGGTAGCAGCACCAATTGCAGTTACAGGAGAAAGTGCCTTGGCTGGTATTTACTATTCCCTTGAGCAAAATGGGGCTAAAGTTTCAGATGAAAGCAAAGAGCTTGCACAAGAGGAACTTAAAACCCTTTCTCAAATCAATGAGGAAAATTCTGGTAAGACTGACTATGATGCAGACAAGCTTAATGTAGCTATGACTGATATTAAGTCAGCTGTTGCTGATAAAGGGGATAAGTTAACAGAAGACCAAGCTAAAACGATTGTTCAGCAAACGGTCAATAACTATAACTTGGATCTTTCAGATACGCAAATTAATCTTCTGGTGAATTTTGCTTTGAATTTGTCTAAGTCTTCAATCATTGATAGTGCTAGTTTCAAGTCGAGCTTGAGTTCACTTAAGGATTCTATCGTTTCGAAAGCTGGTAATACCTTCTCTGGAATTAACTTAAACTTCAATGCCAACAAAACACTTGAGAATAGCAAAAATATTTTTGCACAAATTTGGCAAGCTATTGTAGATTTCTTTACTGGATTTTCTAAATAG
- the prfA gene encoding peptide chain release factor 1, with the protein MNIYDQLQAVEDRYEELGELLSDPEVVSDTKRFMELSREEANTRETVTAYREYKQVIQSISDAEEMIKEASGDPDLEEMAKEELKESKAAKEEYEERLKILLLPKDPNDDKNIILEIRGAAGGDEAALFAGDLLAMYQKYAETQGWRFEVMEASYNGVGGIKEVVAMVSGQSVYSKLKYESGAHRVQRVPVTESQGRVHTSTATVLVMPEVEEVEYEIDPKDLRVDIYHASGAGGQNVNKVATAVRMVHIPTGIKVEMQEERTQQKNRDKAMKIIRARVADHFAQIAQDEQDAERKSTVGTGDRSERIRTYNFPQNRVTDHRIGLTLQKLDTILAGKLDEVVDALVLYDQTQKLEELNK; encoded by the coding sequence ATGAATATTTATGATCAGTTACAAGCGGTTGAAGACCGCTATGAGGAATTGGGTGAATTGCTTAGTGACCCTGAAGTCGTTTCAGACACTAAACGCTTCATGGAGTTGTCACGTGAAGAAGCAAATACTCGTGAAACTGTGACAGCTTACCGTGAGTACAAGCAAGTCATCCAAAGTATCTCAGATGCTGAAGAGATGATTAAGGAAGCAAGCGGTGATCCTGACTTGGAAGAAATGGCTAAGGAAGAACTCAAAGAATCCAAAGCCGCTAAGGAAGAGTACGAAGAACGTTTGAAAATTCTTCTTTTGCCAAAAGACCCTAATGATGACAAGAATATTATCCTTGAAATCCGTGGGGCTGCAGGTGGTGATGAAGCTGCCTTGTTTGCGGGTGACCTTCTAGCTATGTACCAAAAATACGCAGAAACACAAGGTTGGCGCTTTGAGGTTATGGAAGCCTCTTATAATGGTGTCGGTGGTATCAAAGAAGTGGTTGCCATGGTTTCAGGGCAATCCGTGTATTCTAAACTCAAATATGAATCAGGAGCACACCGTGTGCAACGTGTGCCTGTGACTGAAAGTCAAGGTCGTGTTCATACCTCTACAGCAACTGTTTTGGTTATGCCAGAAGTTGAAGAAGTAGAGTACGAAATTGACCCTAAGGACCTTCGTGTCGATATCTATCACGCTTCTGGTGCCGGTGGTCAGAACGTCAATAAGGTTGCGACTGCGGTTCGTATGGTTCACATTCCTACTGGAATCAAAGTAGAGATGCAAGAAGAACGTACACAACAGAAGAACCGTGATAAAGCTATGAAGATTATCCGTGCGCGTGTTGCGGACCACTTTGCACAAATCGCTCAAGATGAACAAGATGCTGAGCGTAAATCGACTGTTGGTACAGGGGATCGTTCAGAGCGTATCCGTACTTACAACTTCCCGCAAAACCGTGTAACTGATCACCGTATTGGTTTGACCCTTCAAAAGCTTGATACAATTCTAGCTGGTAAATTAGATGAAGTTGTGGATGCCTTGGTTCTTTATGATCAAACTCAAAAATTGGAAGAGCTTAACAAATGA
- a CDS encoding DHH family phosphoesterase: protein MTVFQAILEKIKAYDTIIIHRHQRPDPDAIGSQVGLKEILKTNFPDKKVLATGVNEPTLSWIAEMDRVTDQDYEGALVIVTDTANTPRIDDDRFDKGDFLIKIDHHPNDDPYGDLLLVDTTASSASEIVTDWALTLGLSLSDAAARVLYNGIVGDTGRFLYPSTTPKTLQIAAKLREYDFDFASMARRMDSFPFKIAKLQGYVFDNLEVDENGAARVVLTRKVLDDFNITDAESSAIVGTPGRIDSVESWAIFVEQPEGHYRVRLRSKSIVINEIAKRHDGGGHPLASGANSYSLEENDQIYQEIKDTVAHATH from the coding sequence ATGACTGTATTTCAAGCTATTTTAGAAAAAATAAAAGCCTATGACACTATTATTATTCACCGCCACCAAAGACCTGACCCTGATGCCATTGGTAGTCAGGTAGGACTGAAGGAAATTTTAAAAACAAACTTTCCAGATAAAAAGGTTCTTGCGACAGGTGTCAATGAACCTACCTTGTCTTGGATTGCTGAAATGGATAGGGTAACTGACCAAGACTATGAAGGAGCGCTTGTTATTGTTACCGATACAGCCAACACTCCTCGTATCGACGACGACCGTTTTGATAAGGGGGATTTTCTTATCAAAATTGACCATCATCCTAACGACGATCCCTACGGCGACCTCCTCTTAGTTGATACGACTGCTTCAAGTGCCAGCGAAATTGTGACTGACTGGGCTCTCACTCTTGGCCTTTCCTTGTCAGATGCCGCTGCTCGTGTTCTCTACAATGGTATTGTTGGAGATACAGGTCGATTCCTCTACCCATCTACAACACCTAAAACACTACAAATCGCTGCTAAACTTCGTGAGTATGACTTTGATTTTGCATCTATGGCTCGCCGAATGGATAGTTTTCCTTTCAAAATTGCTAAACTTCAAGGCTATGTTTTCGATAATCTTGAAGTTGATGAAAATGGGGCAGCTCGCGTCGTCTTAACTCGAAAAGTTCTTGATGACTTTAATATCACTGATGCTGAGAGTTCTGCTATTGTTGGAACTCCTGGCCGTATTGATAGCGTTGAGTCATGGGCTATTTTCGTAGAGCAACCTGAGGGCCATTACCGTGTACGTCTTCGTAGTAAAAGCATTGTCATCAATGAAATTGCCAAACGCCATGACGGTGGAGGACACCCACTTGCCAGTGGTGCCAATTCCTACAGTTTAGAGGAAAACGACCAAATCTATCAAGAAATCAAGGATACTGTTGCCCATGCAACTCACTAA